A stretch of Henckelia pumila isolate YLH828 chromosome 4, ASM3356847v2, whole genome shotgun sequence DNA encodes these proteins:
- the LOC140861967 gene encoding uncharacterized protein, protein MSLSTLLSSRLFSSPHNVRDQSAGMMEFGERGWCILGIREQQTTLTNILTIETTLNTEKYLGMPSMMGRKKREIYGYLKEKLWRKIQQWKKQKLSIAGKEVLVKAKIKKTYPQNCLFSLQFSSPLPYVIGEGATSTGVGCLVLGDLDYGWNRKASARYLHGQASSSTIPTVSKSFSSTTPSARSDPTLPYPPTKLIFIPDKDCHRPDLLASSSDFLRIWQISDFDNGRRVELKSLLNNNCNSEYSGPLTSFDWNEAEPKRIGTSSIDMTFTIWDIEKEVVDTQLIAHDKEVYDISWGGVGVFASVSANGSVRVFDLRDKEHSTIIYESSEPDTPLVRLGWNKKDPRYMATIIMDSSKVVVLDIR, encoded by the exons ATGAGCCTCTCGACTTTGCTTTCTTCCCGTCTCTTCTCGTCGCCGCACAATGTCCGAGACCAATCGGCCGGTATGATGGAATTTGGAGAAAGGGGATGGTGCATTTTGGGGATTAGG GAGCAGCAAACAACATTGACAAACATTCTCACTATTGAGACGACGCTGAACACAGAAAAATACTTGGGAATGCCGTCAATGATGGGTAGAAAGAAAAGAGAGATCTATGGATACTTAAAGGAAAAGCtatggaggaaaatacaacaatGGAAGAAGCAGAAGCTATCTATAGCAGGAAAAGAAGTTTTGGTGAAGGCG aaaataaagaaaacctATCCCCAAAATTGCCTCTTCTCCCTTCAATTTTCTTCGCCACTGCCGTACGTCATCGGAGAAGGTGCGACGTCCACCGGAGTAGGTTGCTTAGTGCTTGGAGATCTCGATTATGGTTGGAATCGCAAGGCTTCAGCTCGGTACTTGCACGGCCAAGCCTCCTCGAGCACTATCCCAACCGTGTCGAAATCGTTCAGCTCGACTACTCCATCGGCGAGATCCGACCCGACCCTGCCCTATCCTCCCACCAAACTCATTTTCATACCCGACAAAGACTGCCACCGCCCCGATTTGCTCGCCTCGTCCTCCGATTTCCTCCGCATATGGCAAATCTCCGATTTCGACAATGGCCGCCGCGTCGAGCTCAAGAGCTTGTTGAACAACAACTGCAACAGCGAATACTCCGGCCCTTTGACCTCGTTTGACTGGAACGAAGCCGAACCCAAGAGAATCGGGACTTCCAGTATTGATATGACTTTCACCATCTGGGACATCGAGAAGGAAGTCGTCGATACGCAGTTGATTGCGCACGATAAGGAGGTTTATGATATCTCATGGGGCGGAGTTGGGGTTTTCGCCTCCGTTTCCGCCAATGGATCGGTTAGGGTGTTTGACCTTCGTGATAAGGAGCATTCTACGATTATATACGAAAGTTCAGAGCCCGACACTCCATTAGTAAGGCTTGGGTGGAACAAGAAGGATCCGAGGTACATGGCTACAATCATCATGGACAGCAGTAAGGTGGTAGTGTTGGACATCCGATGA
- the LOC140866008 gene encoding uncharacterized protein produces MAVGEIVEEEEATPLISSPGPNPKKNRSVRTKVPEAELHVYKRGKGPIDVYKTGLGGWDQDQLEVREILDKYGFKSIYAFSPASGRGVPIRFNQRNGRSLLTYTDGALIYIDGDPKDSLINPITKILLVVVTITVMITVIMKETPEWTKKLSFSGGRIPPWILACAVIVFTRMRKRTKGFLEKYIK; encoded by the exons atggCCGTGGGAGAAATCGTGGAAGAAGAGGAGGCAACGCCGCTGATATCGAGCCCTGGACCCAATCCGAAGAAGAACCGATCCGTGAGGACGAAAGTGCCGGAAGCGGAGTTGCACGTGTACAAACGAGGCAAGGGCCCGATCGATGTCTACAAAACTGGCCTCGGCGGGTGGGACCAGGATCAGCTCGAGGTCCGGGAAATTCTCGATAAGTATGGATTCAAGTCGATTTATGCATTCTCCCCCGCCTCCGGTCGTGGAGTTCCGATTCGGTTCAATCAACGGAATGGCCGCTCCTTGCTCACCTACACCGATGGTGCCCTTATTTATATTGATGGCGACCCCAAG GACTCACTTATCAATCCAATTACCAAGATATTGTTAGTGGTTGTCACCATAACCGTCATGATCACTGTCATAATGAAAGAGACACCCGAATGGACGAAAAAGTTGAGCTTCTCAGGCGGTCGAATTCCTCCATGGATCTTAGCCTGCGCGGTAATTGTTTTCACTCGAATGAGGAAGAGAACCAAAGGGTTTCTGGAAAAATACATAAAGTGA